Genomic window (Vibrio sp. NTOU-M3):
GAAGAAAACAATTTATGGGAGAGCCACAATGACAGATCCAATCAAAATCACTTTATATCGCTGGGCAGGAAGCTGGGGACCGTTCAAGGTAAATATTCCTTGCGGTGAATGTACCCTGACTAAAGATATCCTCAAAGATACCTTCGAAACGGAATTGGCAGGTATTCCTGTTCAGTTGGAAGTGAAAGATTGGTTATCGCATTGGTGGGAGCCTTTGAAGAAAGGAGCTTGGCATGCCCCAATTATCATGGTGGAAGGCCAAGTGATCAGTCAGGGAGAAGCACTCAATCGCGGGGTACTTGTTCAGTCTGTGATCAAAGAGTGGACGAAGCGTGATGAAATGACGGGAAGTGT
Coding sequences:
- a CDS encoding glutaredoxin domain-containing protein, giving the protein MTDPIKITLYRWAGSWGPFKVNIPCGECTLTKDILKDTFETELAGIPVQLEVKDWLSHWWEPLKKGAWHAPIIMVEGQVISQGEALNRGVLVQSVIKEWTKRDEMTGSVVYGKATCPYCVKAKNMLNEAGIDYQYHDVVKDSAALYRMIPEVKAIIGEKTPVTVPQIWLDGQYIGGADNLKAWLEEKGLKTIPDNVVNLENG